From the genome of Mixophyes fleayi isolate aMixFle1 chromosome 2, aMixFle1.hap1, whole genome shotgun sequence, one region includes:
- the IL22RA1 gene encoding interleukin-22 receptor subunit alpha-1, with amino-acid sequence MKSTFYYLLFSLLSVHICHGCLNFKYHNVTFNATNFEYMLQWNKRNLAPDVSFNVQYKRYGQTEWLLLHECQNITRNYCNLTNAIFNDVEDSNDVDNFMKNQYYGRVSALSSNCSSDWVTSKRLNPRDDTHLILPKLNYVQHVSSITIVIPTLHVPMRSKEGQPMTVEELYRDDLFEYYVSFLNSENNEIWQKAQKEKRFEVSGLNANTEYNGSVYILIGNERKSAIQSFVVKTLPDHSVVILVASLISICAMALCGALLYMSCKYIKQEAEKPSSLDFRKMTSFPLFTSPKDKVISSCTVGVSPAMYVQLNDLRQKICEERTKSSEVVTYARQFQDSTTSTQQDSTTLRTQSMYCLQKNNSTTDSSDQYVRVFKDQTNNNGKYLHNPVPNPCNTISYGTQVAFHADVDHSFLDHDSGTCKGSENKICKFNFSLPLLSQEKNTFLDIIPSLPLMSSVIVSDGFGMLGQMGKEDELAPVLNIHLDGFTNNQREENDFEHSLLGHGGSPYILQCPMENVQADILDNTLICEKPYKVQHPSETYRPT; translated from the exons TGCACATATGTCATGGCTGCCTAAACTTCAAATATCACAATGTGACCTTTAACGCAACAAACTTTGAATACATGCTGCAATGGAACAAACGGAATTTGGCACCAGATGTATCATTCAATGTCCAATACAAGAG ATATGGACAGACAGAGTGGCTGCTACTTCATGAATGTCAGAATATCACTAGGAACTACTGTAATTTGACAAACGCAATCTTCAATGATGTAGAGGACTCCAATGATGTAGATAATTTCATGAAAAACCAATATTATGGGCGAGTCAGCGCATTGTCATCAAACTGCTCCTCTGACTGGGTCACATCAAAAAGGCTAAATCCAAGAGATGACA CGCACCTGATTTTGCCAAAGCTGAACTATGTTCAACATGTCAGTTCAATAACAATAGTTATTCCGACTCTTCATGTGCCAATGAGAAGTAAGGAAGGACAGCCAATGACTGTAGAAGAACTTTACAGAGATGACTTGTTTGAATACTATGTGAGCTTTTTGAATTCTGAGAACAATGAAATA tggcaaaaagcacagaaagaaaaaaggtTTGAAGTTTCTGGCCTGAACGCTAACACTGAATATAATGGAAGTGTTTATATCTTGATCGGAAATGAGAGGAAAAGTGCCATTCAGAGCTTTGTGGTCAAAACACTGCCAG ATCATTCGGTAGTCATACTGGTTGCCAGTCTAATTAGCATTTGTGCTATGGCCTTGTGCGGAGCATTACTTTACATGAGctgcaaatatattaaacaagAAGCAGAAAAGCCAAGCTCACTT GACTTCAGAAAAATGACAAGCTTTCCGTTATTTACCTCACCAAAGGATAAGGTGATCAGTTCCTGTACTGTAGGTGTTTCTCCAGCAATGTACGTGCAGTTAAATGATCTGCGACAGAAAATATGTGAGGAGCGGACTAAGAGCTCTGAAGTAGTAACGTATGCAAGACAATTCCAAGATTCTACTACCTCCACACAGCAGGATTCTACTACACTGCGCACACAGTCCATGTATTGCCTGCAAAAAAATAACAGCACGACGGACTCATCAGATCAATACGTAAGAGTTTTCAAGGATCAGACAAATAATAATGGGAAATATCTTCACAATCCTGTCCCAAATCCTTGCAACACAATTTCGTATGGAACCCAAGTAGCTTTCCATGCAGATGTTGATCATTCTTTTCTAGACCATGACAGTGGGACATGCAAGGGGTCGGAAAATAAAATTTGCAAATTTAATTTTTCGTTGCCTCTCCTTAGTCAGGAGAAAAACACTTTTTTGGATATAATCCCATCACTACCATTGATGTCAAGTGTTATAGTGAGTGATGGTTTTGGTATGCTAGGACAGATGGGAAAAGAAGATGAACTTGCACCAGTTTTAAACATACATCTTGATGGTTTTACAAATAACCAGCGAGAAGAAAATGACTTTGAACATAGCTTACTGGGACATGGAGGTAGCCCATACATCTTACAGTGTCCTATGGAAAATGTGCAAGCagacattttggacaatactTTAATCTGTGAAAAACCATACAAGGTGCAACATCCCTCTGAGACCTACAGACCCACTTAA